ttcacggctttccctaaagataataacgcgttagaccttttaggcgcgattttaattaaattacattcttaaattcgggtgcgcatttatgtgacccaaatccaaatctcaacggagtcggaatgtattaacaaccacgggtgtattgattgcgacgtggttcgagatgcattttcacgacgttgcaattttattaaaaaataataataaaagcggtttaaacttaataaaagcacacaagttaacatgtattaaaatcagatatttagccattataacaatttaagcgaccgtgctagaaccacgggatccgtgggtgcctaacaccttccctcgggtcaacagaatacTTAGAacttctggttcgcagacttcatttggaaagtcgaatattttcctcgaattgggattcaagataaaccggtgacttgggacaccaaaagccaaacctttcccaagtggcgactctgaattaaataaataatctcattttcaaataatgtcacttaaaatgAAAAAACTCCCCTCatgcatttatccttcggggtaggcgcaaaaaggaggtgtgacaataaggACATATAATGATTCAATTCCTGGCAAGGAGGTGTTTATAGGCATTTATGTCTGTCTTGAAGCATTAAAAACTGGATGGTTAGAAAAGTGCAGAAACATAATTGGCTTTGCATTCCTAAAGGGGACATGCAAAAGTGAACTGCTTTGTCTCAAGGAATCAAAGGATACATGGTCTTGGTTTATCAGATGTCTCAAGCATGATCTAAACTTGACAGAAACTGAAGGAGAAGGGCTGACGGTCATGTCTGATACGCAGAAGGTATGATTTCTAATACTCTTTCGTTAAAGTGTAATTGTTTTCATTTATGTTTAAGTTATAACAATATAGTTTTTATGATTGTAGGGTCTTCATCTAGCAATAACTCAGTTATTGCCAAATACTGAGATGAGATGGTGTGCTAGACATATCTGGGCTAATTGGAAGCAAGCTTGGCCTAGTgaggaaagaaggaaaaaattcTGGTAGTGTGCAAGAGCTACATTTGAAGTTTACTTTAGCAAGAAGTTGGATGAAATGGACCAGCTGGGGGAGATATTGTTCAAGACTTACTGAAATATAACAAGGAAACATGGTGTAAGGCATACTTCAAAGAACATAGTAAGTGTGGTGTAGTGGAGAACAACATGTGTGAGACATTCAATAGTTGGATATTAACAGCTAGGCACAAGTCTATCATTACTATATTAGAGGAAATTAAAATCAAGTGTATGGAGAGGATGAATAGCATGAGAGATTTTTCTGAAAAATGGGTAGGTGAGATATCACCCATGGCTATGGAAATACTTGGAGAGAATGCTTAAAGGGCAGCCAAATGTGAAGTCAAATTTAATGGTGAAATAGGGTATGAGATCCATATAAACATGTTGTTAACTTTAGGACATGTACCTGTACTTGTAGATCATGACAACTCAAAGGAATTTCATGTGCACATGCAATTACAACAATGCATTATAAGAACTATGAGGGAAAGGATACCTACCTTAAGGCATATAGCAGATTTATTCAACCTTTAACTAGTATGAATTTATGGCCAAAAAGCACACTGCCAGCTATTGAGCCACCTGTTATAATTGCAATGCCAGGAAGGCCAAAGAACCAAAGGAGAAAAGCTGCTGATGAACCAAAGAAGAAGTTTGGGAAGGGTACAAGGATAGAGAGACAAATGAGATGTTCTTTGTGCAAGACTCTAGGACATAACAAGAAAGGATTCCCATTAACAGTAAGTATTAATGTTTGTTTTGTTGCTAATATTGAAAGAATTCAATTACTAGTGATAGTTTTGTTATGTGTATGCAGAGAAACCAAGGGGGAAGGGCTGGAACTAGTTCAGTTGGAGGTGAAACTGCTGAAAGTGGAACTGCAGCATTAGCAGCAGCTAGAAGTGCATCAGTACCAGAGTTGGATCATCAGCAGCAGCAGCTGGATCATCAACAATAGCTGGAAGTGCATCAGTACCAACAGCCGGATCATCAACAACACCTTCAACTATGGAAAGTGTTGCCTTCACTCTACTAATCATTGATCCAAGCACACAACAATCAACCAATATT
Above is a window of Nicotiana tabacum cultivar K326 chromosome 8, ASM71507v2, whole genome shotgun sequence DNA encoding:
- the LOC107781512 gene encoding uncharacterized protein LOC107781512; the encoded protein is MHYKNYEGKDTYLKAYSRFIQPLTSMNLWPKSTLPAIEPPVIIAMPGRPKNQRRKAADEPKKKFGKGTRIERQMRCSLCKTLGHNKKGFPLTRNQGGRAGTSSVGGETAESGTAALAAARSASVPELDHQQQQLDHQQ